In one window of Pseudodesulfovibrio sediminis DNA:
- a CDS encoding valine--tRNA ligase yields MARKELAKAYEPWDVEEKWENHWEENKTFSPDPDGPGDSYSIVIPPPNVTGVLHMGHALNLTLQDILCRFNRQQGKNVLWVPGTDHAGIATQNVVERQLKEEGLTRHDLGREKFIDRVWDWKKEKGDHILSQIRRMGASVDWTRECFTFDEQRAKAVREVFVKLFEEGLIYKGDYIINWCNRCHTALADDEVEHENKPGHLHHIKYSLSDGSGDLTIATTRPETMLADTAIAVNPEDERFNHLIGKTAILPLVGKELPIIGDTYVDIEFGTGCLKVTPAHDMNDWELGRKHNLEIITVLDEDGVVNENAPEKYQGMSVLEARKAVMADLEAEGRVVEVADHEHSVGVCYRCKSTIEPHVSTQWFVSMKPLAEKARAAVPADTQIFPEHWTKTYYAWLDEIRDWCISRQIWWGHRIPAWTCEECGELTVTIDDPTHCSKCGSAKIERDEDVLDTWFSSALWPFSTLGWPDDTKELAKYYPTSCLVTGFDILFFWVARMMMMGLQFKGEVPFKHVYIHALVRDEKGKKMSKSTGNVIDPLDMIGKYGADALRFTLTSFAAMGRDIKLSEQRIEGYKHFMNKIWNATRFAMMNLPDEIPAVDLKDADGLANQWILHRLEEVKKSLAEATEEYKFNEIAQTLYKFIWSEFCDWYLEMIKPALYGEDETAKAATQKVLWTVLSETMVLLHPVTPFITQEIWSVLPRPAGDDRPDDIATLPFPDMRDECLNPDVVKEMELFMGVVSGTRNIRTELLIEPAKKLDLLIKTVSDADRTVLENNMNLIQSLARVNTVSIGPDVVAPKASGAAVVQGNEISVPLEGVVDFESELARLDKNIGKLEKTMKGVAGKLGNPGFVNNAPEAVVEGEKKKLAEMEEEKTKLVQLKERLESVMG; encoded by the coding sequence ATGGCTCGGAAAGAACTCGCAAAAGCCTACGAACCGTGGGATGTGGAAGAAAAGTGGGAAAACCACTGGGAAGAAAACAAGACCTTTTCGCCTGACCCTGATGGTCCTGGCGATTCGTACTCCATCGTCATCCCGCCGCCCAACGTCACCGGCGTTCTGCACATGGGCCATGCCCTGAACCTGACCCTTCAGGATATCCTCTGTCGTTTCAACAGACAGCAGGGCAAGAATGTCCTGTGGGTGCCCGGCACCGACCATGCAGGCATCGCCACCCAGAACGTGGTGGAGCGCCAGCTCAAGGAAGAGGGCCTCACCCGCCACGACCTTGGCCGCGAAAAGTTCATTGATCGCGTTTGGGATTGGAAGAAGGAAAAGGGCGACCACATCCTGAGCCAGATTCGCCGCATGGGCGCATCCGTTGACTGGACCCGTGAGTGCTTCACCTTTGACGAGCAGCGTGCCAAGGCTGTGCGCGAAGTGTTCGTGAAGCTTTTTGAAGAGGGGCTGATCTACAAGGGCGATTACATCATCAACTGGTGCAACCGCTGCCACACCGCACTGGCCGACGACGAAGTCGAGCACGAGAACAAGCCCGGTCATCTGCACCATATCAAATATTCCCTGTCCGACGGGTCCGGTGATCTGACCATCGCCACCACCCGCCCGGAGACCATGCTGGCCGATACCGCCATTGCCGTGAACCCCGAGGACGAGCGTTTCAACCACCTCATCGGCAAGACCGCCATCCTGCCGCTGGTCGGCAAGGAGCTGCCCATTATCGGCGATACCTATGTCGACATCGAGTTCGGAACCGGTTGCCTCAAGGTCACCCCGGCTCACGACATGAACGACTGGGAGCTCGGTCGCAAGCACAACCTCGAAATTATTACCGTCCTCGACGAAGACGGCGTGGTCAACGAGAACGCCCCGGAGAAATATCAGGGCATGAGCGTGCTTGAGGCCCGCAAGGCCGTCATGGCCGACCTCGAAGCCGAGGGCCGTGTGGTGGAAGTCGCTGACCACGAACATTCCGTGGGCGTCTGTTATCGTTGCAAATCCACCATCGAGCCGCACGTTTCCACTCAGTGGTTTGTGTCCATGAAGCCCCTGGCCGAGAAGGCCCGTGCCGCTGTCCCGGCCGATACCCAGATTTTTCCGGAGCACTGGACCAAGACCTATTACGCCTGGCTGGACGAAATCCGCGACTGGTGTATCTCCCGTCAGATCTGGTGGGGACACCGTATCCCGGCGTGGACCTGCGAGGAGTGCGGCGAGCTGACCGTGACCATCGACGATCCCACGCACTGTTCCAAGTGCGGTTCCGCCAAGATCGAACGGGACGAGGACGTCCTTGACACCTGGTTCTCCTCCGCGCTCTGGCCGTTCTCCACGCTGGGCTGGCCCGACGACACCAAGGAGCTGGCCAAGTACTACCCGACGTCCTGTCTGGTGACCGGCTTTGACATCCTCTTTTTCTGGGTCGCCCGCATGATGATGATGGGGCTGCAGTTCAAGGGCGAAGTGCCGTTCAAGCACGTCTATATCCACGCGCTGGTCCGTGACGAGAAGGGCAAGAAGATGTCCAAGTCCACGGGCAACGTCATTGATCCGCTGGACATGATCGGCAAGTACGGCGCAGACGCCCTGCGGTTCACCCTGACGAGCTTCGCCGCCATGGGCCGCGACATCAAGCTCAGCGAGCAGCGCATCGAAGGGTACAAGCATTTCATGAACAAGATCTGGAACGCCACCCGCTTTGCCATGATGAACCTGCCGGACGAGATCCCGGCGGTTGACCTCAAGGACGCAGACGGACTGGCCAACCAGTGGATTCTGCATCGTCTGGAAGAGGTCAAGAAATCCCTGGCCGAAGCCACCGAGGAATACAAATTCAACGAGATCGCCCAGACGCTCTACAAGTTCATCTGGAGCGAGTTCTGCGACTGGTATCTGGAGATGATCAAGCCCGCCCTGTATGGCGAGGACGAGACAGCCAAGGCCGCCACCCAGAAGGTGCTGTGGACGGTCCTGTCCGAGACCATGGTTCTGCTTCACCCGGTGACGCCGTTCATCACGCAGGAGATCTGGTCCGTGCTGCCCCGTCCTGCCGGCGATGATCGCCCCGACGATATCGCGACCCTGCCGTTCCCGGACATGCGCGATGAATGCCTGAACCCGGACGTGGTCAAGGAGATGGAGCTCTTCATGGGCGTGGTCTCCGGCACCCGCAATATCCGCACGGAGCTGCTCATCGAACCGGCCAAGAAGCTCGACCTGCTCATCAAGACAGTGTCCGACGCTGACAGGACCGTGCTCGAAAACAACATGAACCTGATCCAGTCTCTGGCCCGTGTGAACACCGTGTCCATCGGGCCTGACGTGGTCGCGCCCAAGGCCTCGGGCGCAGCCGTGGTGCAGGGCAACGAGATTTCGGTTCCGCTGGAAGGCGTGGTCGACTTCGAGTCCGAGCTTGCCCGTCTGGACAAGAACATCGGCAAGCTCGAAAAGACCATGAAGGGCGTGGCCGGCAAGCTGGGCAATCCCGGTTTCGTGAACAACGCCCCTGAAGCGGTCGTTGAAGGCGAAAAGAAAAAGCTCGCTGAAATGGAAGAAGAAAAGACCAAACTCGTCCAGCTCAAGGAACGCCTTGAAAGCGTGATGGGATAA
- a CDS encoding BPL-N domain-containing protein, translated as MSSIHIYWDESHFWGLLVTRALSAWGIRHRLVRGSEIADGALSGKLGEPPAVLIVPGGRAKGKADRLGVKGMDAICDFVHDGGTYIGFCGGAGLALSGRYGLGLSPWTRKGYKNRLHHFLSGHVEARLNTADPLVPDDMDHGLLPVWWPGRFDANDDSVTVLARYGKPGPDFWVADLNLATLPEGTMTDWENLYGVSLNPDFMEGLPCVAANDFGSGKVILSYAHLETPASAHANHLLGHILSEILGSTVGDAPVPAWDVAARPVHWEDPELMAARTAMEKIVTTGSEHFLLFWRNPWLLGWRRGIPGAGINSLYSLICESLTIQPDDDTRAFWDEKRDRFRVLMELLVGGLTGYLLAERLSMTVFHSDPGAVSKEGLREQRRALFGLPPEPGGIFADLSALLEELYWRLSRTS; from the coding sequence ATGTCAAGCATACATATATATTGGGACGAATCACATTTCTGGGGCCTGCTGGTCACCCGAGCCCTATCGGCATGGGGAATCCGCCACCGTCTGGTGCGAGGGTCAGAAATAGCCGATGGCGCGCTCTCTGGCAAGCTCGGCGAGCCGCCCGCAGTCCTTATCGTCCCCGGTGGACGGGCCAAAGGCAAAGCGGATCGGCTGGGCGTCAAGGGAATGGATGCCATCTGCGACTTCGTGCATGACGGCGGCACGTATATCGGATTCTGCGGCGGTGCCGGACTGGCCCTGTCCGGCCGGTATGGGCTGGGCCTCTCGCCCTGGACCCGCAAGGGATACAAGAACCGCCTTCACCACTTTCTGTCAGGCCATGTCGAGGCACGGCTGAACACGGCTGACCCGCTGGTCCCCGACGACATGGATCACGGTCTGCTCCCGGTCTGGTGGCCCGGTCGATTCGACGCCAATGACGATTCTGTCACCGTCCTGGCCCGCTACGGCAAACCCGGCCCGGATTTCTGGGTGGCCGACCTCAACCTCGCCACCCTGCCCGAAGGCACCATGACCGACTGGGAAAATCTCTACGGGGTGAGCCTGAACCCCGATTTCATGGAAGGGCTGCCCTGCGTGGCGGCCAATGACTTCGGCTCCGGCAAGGTCATTTTGAGTTACGCCCATCTGGAAACCCCGGCCTCCGCGCACGCCAACCACCTGCTCGGCCACATCCTGAGTGAAATCCTCGGCTCGACAGTGGGCGACGCTCCGGTCCCTGCCTGGGATGTCGCAGCCCGCCCGGTACACTGGGAAGACCCGGAACTCATGGCCGCACGGACCGCTATGGAAAAGATCGTCACCACAGGCTCGGAGCATTTTCTGCTTTTCTGGCGCAATCCATGGCTGCTGGGCTGGCGGCGAGGCATTCCCGGCGCTGGCATCAACTCCCTCTACTCGCTCATCTGCGAGTCCCTGACCATCCAGCCCGACGATGACACTCGCGCATTCTGGGACGAAAAACGCGACCGGTTCCGGGTACTCATGGAGCTGCTGGTGGGCGGCCTGACGGGCTATCTGCTGGCCGAACGCCTTTCCATGACCGTATTCCACTCTGACCCCGGCGCCGTCTCCAAGGAAGGCCTTCGGGAACAACGCCGCGCGCTCTTCGGCCTGCCGCCCGAGCCGGGGGGCATCTTCGCCGATCTCTCCGCGCTTCTGGAAGAATTGTACTGGCGTCTCTCCAGAACATCGTAG